The sequence CGCCCGCCGGCCCGGTTCGGCCACATCGAGATGGACGGTGACCGGATCACCGAGTTCTCGGAGAAGCCGCAGACCGGCGAGGGCTGGATCAACGGCGCCTTCTTCGTGCTCGAGCCCGAGATCTTCGACTACATCGAGGGCGACTCGACCCAGTTCGAGAAGGAGCCGCTGGAGGAGCTGGCCAAGGACGGCCAGCTCATGGCGTACAAGCACAGCGGCTTCTGGCAGTGCATGGACACCATTCGTGATCGAAAGCTGCTGCAGACGCTCTGGGACTCCGGCAGCGCTCCATGGAAGGTCTGGGACTAACGAGATGCGCATTCTCGTCACCGGTCATGACGGCTACATCGGCACGCGGCTGATTCCCCTGTTCCGCGCCGCCGGCCACGAGGTCGCCGGCCTGGACAGCGGCCTGTTCGCGGACTGCACGCTCGGGACCGAGCCGGAGGCTGTGCCCGCGGTCCGGGCCGACATCCGGGACGCGAAGCCGGAGCACTTCGAGGGCTTCGACGCGGTCGTCCACCTCGCGGCCCTGTCCAACGACCCGCTGGGCGACCTCAACCCCCAGACGACCTACGACATCAACGCACACGGCACCGTCGCCGTCGGGCGGGCGGCGAAGGAGGCCGGCGTCGGCCGGTTCGTCTTCTCCTCGTCCTGCAGCCTCTACGGCGCGCACGGCGACGCCCCGATCGACGAGTCGGCCGAGTTCCTGCCGGTGACGCCGTACGGCGAGTCGAAGGTGATGGCCGAGCAGGGCCTCGCCGAACTGGCGAGCGACGACTTCCACCCGGTGTTCCTGCGCAACGCGACGGCCTACGGTGTCTCGCCCCGGCTGCGCGGCGACCTGGTCGTCAACAACCTCACCGGGTACGCGCTGACCACCGGCGAAGTGCGGATGAAGAGCGACGGCACCCCGTGGCGGCCGCTCGTGCACATCGAGGACATCGCCCGCGCCATGCTCGCCGTCTGCGAGGCCCCGGTGGAGAAGATCCACCTTGAGGCCTACAACGTCGGTCGCACCGCC is a genomic window of Pseudofrankia inefficax containing:
- a CDS encoding NAD-dependent epimerase/dehydratase family protein; amino-acid sequence: MRILVTGHDGYIGTRLIPLFRAAGHEVAGLDSGLFADCTLGTEPEAVPAVRADIRDAKPEHFEGFDAVVHLAALSNDPLGDLNPQTTYDINAHGTVAVGRAAKEAGVGRFVFSSSCSLYGAHGDAPIDESAEFLPVTPYGESKVMAEQGLAELASDDFHPVFLRNATAYGVSPRLRGDLVVNNLTGYALTTGEVRMKSDGTPWRPLVHIEDIARAMLAVCEAPVEKIHLEAYNVGRTAENYRIREVAEIVEEIVPNSKISFADSAGPDLRNYRVNCDRFADTFPSFEPVWTVRKGVEELYSTFVNEALTKADLEGARFQRIRRIQELIDAGTIDTSLKFTAPGASA